In bacterium, a single genomic region encodes these proteins:
- a CDS encoding sugar phosphate isomerase/epimerase family protein, with the protein MFKLGFSTLGCPNYDIDQVIALAKTNDFSGVEIRFLRGEVDLPKLEEFSQASIGKTRRRFDNSGIEVVCIDTSVRMNSLDEGERRKQLESSRANCAIAEGLGARYLRVYGGPIPANQDREATITAIVKGLSEVADETHARGVTALLETHDHFSTSKSILDLFSRGASRHLGILWDTLHTYRHGESGAHTWAQLGPHIKHVHVKDSAKSSAEGFDLVLTGEGTAPIPSFLEVLKTANYNGYVDFEWEKAWHPEIEEPEVAIPHFARYMSGRM; encoded by the coding sequence GTGTTCAAACTCGGATTCAGCACCCTGGGGTGTCCCAACTACGACATCGACCAGGTCATTGCACTCGCGAAGACCAACGACTTCTCCGGCGTGGAGATTCGTTTCCTTCGCGGCGAGGTGGACTTGCCGAAGCTGGAAGAGTTCTCGCAGGCATCGATCGGCAAGACTCGGCGGCGCTTCGACAACAGCGGCATCGAGGTCGTCTGCATCGACACCAGCGTGCGAATGAACTCCCTCGACGAGGGCGAACGACGGAAGCAGTTGGAGTCGTCGCGGGCCAACTGCGCCATTGCGGAAGGACTGGGGGCTCGGTACCTTCGCGTCTACGGGGGCCCGATCCCGGCGAACCAGGACCGGGAGGCGACCATCACCGCCATCGTCAAGGGGCTCAGCGAAGTAGCAGACGAAACCCATGCCCGCGGCGTGACCGCCTTGCTCGAGACGCACGATCATTTCTCCACGTCGAAGAGCATCCTCGATCTGTTCTCTCGTGGGGCGAGCCGGCATCTCGGGATCCTCTGGGACACGCTGCACACCTACCGGCACGGAGAGTCGGGCGCGCACACGTGGGCGCAGCTCGGTCCACACATCAAGCACGTCCACGTGAAGGACTCGGCCAAATCATCCGCGGAGGGATTCGATCTCGTCTTGACGGGTGAAGGAACGGCGCCGATCCCTTCGTTTCTCGAGGTTCTCAAGACGGCAAACTACAACGGATACGTGGACTTCGAGTGGGAGAAGGCCTGGCACCCGGAGATCGAGGAGCCGGAAGTGGCCATCCCGCACTTTGCTCGGTACATGTCGGGGAGGATGTGA
- a CDS encoding carbohydrate ABC transporter permease translates to MTPLETHGRPAQARGLTAAGPRITKKQTARVGRYVLVYACGLFFVCFSVVPLIWGVSTALKTTNDQYAYPPKWIPDPVTFEHFISVLHNAAIIRGFVNTVIVATSTTAIALAVGILGGYGFSRFRFPGRNTLLWSVLFTQLFPRVVVIVPFFITLRHLHLMNTLPGLVLVYLMVVFPVSIWLIKGFFDSLPVEIEEAAVVDGCTIPRLLWRIVLPMAKPALVAVAMYSFILAWNEFLFALVFTQGLDKRLLSVALAFFIDENGIRWGDLMAASLLMSIPAVIVFTFSQRLLVRGLSEGALRG, encoded by the coding sequence ATGACGCCCCTGGAGACCCACGGGCGTCCGGCCCAGGCACGGGGCCTCACGGCGGCCGGGCCGCGGATCACAAAAAAGCAGACCGCCCGTGTCGGACGGTACGTGTTGGTGTATGCGTGCGGGCTCTTCTTCGTGTGCTTCAGCGTCGTGCCGCTGATCTGGGGCGTGAGCACGGCGCTGAAGACGACGAACGACCAGTACGCGTATCCGCCGAAGTGGATCCCCGACCCGGTGACCTTCGAACACTTCATCTCGGTGCTCCACAACGCGGCGATCATTCGCGGGTTCGTCAATACGGTGATCGTGGCGACCTCGACCACCGCGATCGCCCTCGCAGTGGGGATCCTCGGAGGCTACGGGTTCTCCCGCTTCCGCTTTCCGGGTCGCAACACGCTGCTCTGGTCCGTCCTCTTCACGCAGTTGTTTCCCCGCGTGGTCGTGATCGTCCCGTTCTTCATCACCCTCCGCCACCTGCACCTGATGAACACCTTGCCGGGATTGGTCCTCGTGTATCTCATGGTGGTCTTCCCGGTCTCCATCTGGTTGATCAAGGGCTTCTTCGACAGCCTCCCGGTTGAGATCGAAGAGGCGGCGGTGGTCGACGGCTGCACGATCCCGCGTCTCCTGTGGCGGATCGTCCTGCCGATGGCGAAGCCCGCATTGGTTGCGGTCGCCATGTACTCGTTCATCCTCGCGTGGAACGAGTTCCTGTTCGCGCTCGTGTTCACGCAAGGGTTGGACAAACGCCTGCTGTCGGTCGCCCTCGCCTTTTTCATCGACGAGAACGGCATCCGGTGGGGCGATCTGATGGCGGCGTCGCTCTTGATGAGCATCCCCGCGGTCATCGTGTTCACGTTCTCGCAGAGGTTGCTCGTCCGAGGGCTCAGCGAGGGAGCGCTCAGGGGCTGA
- a CDS encoding sugar ABC transporter substrate-binding protein has translation MRTKPVLRTVVLLALAWMLTWNVSTFAATASGTVTVWVGSWWEPQIPIATQMWAQDYPGVTLKIEPLPINGYLDKFVASALGGTPPDVIDLDATWVSTAAAKGLLQPLDALTKSLDVKDYSPSVWASSRYNGHQYAIPNRASANVFYYNKTVFDKAGAAYPTDTWTFGDMLQIARKVTTAGQYGVGVAADLSDPSNAMDLLSAVIWAYGGDFLNKDSTKATINSPKSVQALTFWADLYTKYHVAPEGTPNFTTTRDLLPLFEANKVGMITGSSNIFDELSKHKDLRWGVVLSPSKVNRSGGWTMGVPVGAQNAAAAQVFLLWLAKPANMGKIMNRTPARLSVYNAPPWNDPKYVIFAKALRDARSLPTVGNWASIQTVIITDAQKILVGQMTPQQAADAMATQIDALLAKK, from the coding sequence ATGCGGACCAAACCGGTTCTGCGCACCGTCGTCCTGCTCGCCCTTGCTTGGATGCTCACGTGGAACGTGTCGACGTTCGCCGCCACGGCGAGCGGCACGGTGACGGTGTGGGTCGGGAGTTGGTGGGAACCCCAGATCCCGATCGCCACGCAGATGTGGGCGCAAGACTACCCGGGGGTCACGCTCAAGATCGAGCCGCTGCCCATCAACGGGTACCTCGATAAGTTCGTCGCGTCCGCGCTCGGAGGCACCCCACCGGACGTGATCGACCTCGACGCGACCTGGGTGTCCACGGCAGCCGCCAAAGGCCTTCTGCAGCCGCTCGACGCGCTCACGAAGAGCCTGGATGTGAAGGACTACTCGCCCTCGGTCTGGGCCTCCAGCCGCTACAACGGCCATCAGTACGCGATCCCGAATCGAGCGTCAGCCAACGTGTTCTACTACAACAAGACCGTCTTCGACAAGGCGGGGGCCGCCTACCCCACCGACACTTGGACCTTCGGCGACATGCTGCAGATTGCGAGGAAAGTCACGACCGCGGGCCAGTACGGTGTCGGCGTCGCCGCCGACCTCAGCGACCCGTCCAATGCCATGGACCTGTTGTCCGCCGTGATCTGGGCGTATGGGGGGGATTTCCTCAACAAGGACAGCACCAAAGCGACGATCAACTCCCCCAAGAGCGTCCAGGCCCTAACCTTCTGGGCTGACCTCTACACCAAGTACCACGTCGCCCCGGAGGGGACTCCCAACTTCACGACGACCCGCGACCTCCTCCCCTTGTTTGAGGCGAACAAGGTCGGGATGATCACGGGCTCCTCGAACATCTTCGACGAGTTATCGAAGCACAAAGACCTCCGATGGGGCGTGGTGCTCTCACCGAGCAAGGTCAACCGGTCCGGCGGGTGGACGATGGGAGTGCCGGTCGGCGCGCAGAACGCGGCTGCCGCTCAGGTCTTTCTCCTGTGGCTCGCGAAACCGGCGAATATGGGCAAGATCATGAACCGCACCCCTGCGCGTCTGTCCGTCTACAACGCGCCCCCGTGGAACGACCCAAAGTACGTCATCTTCGCGAAGGCGCTGCGGGATGCGAGGTCGCTGCCTACGGTTGGCAACTGGGCCAGCATTCAGACCGTGATCATCACCGATGCGCAGAAGATCCTCGTCGGACAGATGACGCCGCAGCAAGCCGCGGACGCGATGGCCACGCAGATCGACGCCTTGTTGGCGAAAAAATAG
- a CDS encoding VOC family protein encodes MIYELNHVGIVIRDLDKSVAFYQDVLGGKVAVRNRIPSSQTDIVYLQIAGGLIELLHRREPAAHEVFGITHIAFMTDDLDADYRALVDTGCESLVAPKVAGSGVGRLGFLGDPNGARVELIQRDVDYRTAPIEHGVVKSLDHYSVRANDLVAARDFYGRRLGMNLLKQMYIEQRQLDILYFNLNYDVVELLHRPTPDTGDIFGHIALRVENVDRALERVAALGVAAEPGTPKPAGNGIGRIGIIRDPDGVRIELLDRPDLRTL; translated from the coding sequence ATGATCTACGAACTCAACCACGTCGGGATCGTCATCAGAGACTTGGACAAGTCCGTCGCCTTCTACCAGGACGTGCTTGGTGGCAAGGTGGCGGTCCGAAACCGCATCCCTTCCAGCCAAACCGATATCGTCTACCTGCAGATCGCCGGGGGCCTGATCGAATTGCTGCACCGTCGTGAGCCAGCGGCCCACGAGGTCTTCGGGATCACGCACATCGCGTTCATGACCGATGACCTCGACGCCGACTACCGAGCGCTCGTCGACACCGGCTGCGAGTCATTGGTGGCGCCCAAGGTCGCTGGGTCGGGGGTGGGGCGCCTCGGCTTCCTGGGGGACCCAAACGGAGCTCGCGTTGAGCTCATCCAGCGCGACGTCGACTATCGGACGGCGCCCATCGAGCACGGAGTCGTCAAGTCTCTTGACCACTACTCGGTGCGCGCGAATGATCTCGTCGCGGCACGGGACTTCTACGGCCGCCGCTTGGGCATGAATCTCCTGAAGCAGATGTACATCGAGCAAAGACAACTCGACATCCTGTATTTTAATCTCAACTACGATGTGGTCGAGCTCCTGCACCGACCGACACCCGACACCGGCGACATCTTTGGCCACATCGCCCTAAGGGTCGAGAATGTGGACAGAGCGCTTGAACGCGTGGCTGCGCTGGGTGTTGCCGCCGAGCCGGGTACCCCCAAGCCCGCAGGCAACGGCATCGGTCGCATTGGGATCATTCGCGACCCCGATGGTGTCAGGATTGAACTACTCGACCGCCCCGATCTCCGCACCCTCTAG
- a CDS encoding cation:proton antiporter has product MDNVWLTASTWLGLALVAVLLSFWLRVSIALTEIVVGVLGAFVISRTWGASVLGANDGWIVFVAGLGSIMLTFLAGAELDPVAIRQSWKETTLLGLIGFVAPFLGAAAVARLFLGWNSSASWLAGVALSTTSVAVVYAVMLELGLNRTHFGKVILAACFVNDLGTVIALGLIFAPFTWRTLAFLAAVVLSLGALLIGTAGLFRRFGGRPSEFETKYLLFTLFLLGGLAAWSGSEPVLPAYLIGMVLAGTVGRDLAFVRRLRTLSLGLLTPFYFLRAGSFVQIPVLVAGIGIFVLLFLAKAVSKFVALYPLTLRLQYRWDEAMYTTLLMSTGLTFGTISSLYGLSHRIISQSQYSFLVATVIASAVVPTWVANRFFLPHHHLPQAMLPENETGAVLVPDGD; this is encoded by the coding sequence GTGGACAACGTCTGGCTCACCGCATCGACCTGGCTCGGGCTTGCGCTCGTCGCCGTGCTCCTGTCGTTCTGGCTCCGCGTGTCCATCGCGCTCACAGAGATCGTCGTGGGCGTGCTCGGGGCCTTCGTGATTTCCCGCACATGGGGCGCCAGCGTCCTCGGCGCCAACGATGGCTGGATTGTATTCGTGGCGGGGTTGGGTTCGATCATGCTGACCTTCCTCGCCGGGGCGGAACTCGACCCAGTCGCGATTCGCCAGAGTTGGAAGGAAACGACCCTCCTCGGTCTCATCGGGTTCGTTGCGCCCTTCCTCGGAGCCGCAGCGGTGGCTCGCCTCTTTCTCGGATGGAATTCGTCGGCGTCCTGGCTCGCGGGTGTTGCGCTGTCGACGACGTCGGTCGCCGTCGTGTATGCGGTGATGCTCGAACTTGGTCTGAACCGAACCCATTTCGGAAAGGTGATCCTCGCCGCGTGCTTCGTGAACGACCTCGGCACCGTGATCGCGCTCGGCCTCATCTTCGCCCCGTTCACGTGGCGTACCCTTGCCTTTCTCGCAGCCGTCGTGCTGAGTCTCGGGGCGCTGCTCATCGGCACGGCCGGCCTGTTTCGGAGGTTCGGCGGTCGACCGTCGGAGTTCGAAACTAAATATCTGTTGTTCACGCTGTTCTTGCTCGGCGGCCTCGCCGCGTGGTCTGGATCGGAACCGGTATTGCCGGCGTATCTCATCGGTATGGTGCTCGCCGGGACGGTCGGGAGAGACCTTGCCTTCGTCAGGCGCCTACGGACGCTGAGCCTCGGCCTGCTGACGCCATTCTACTTCCTTCGCGCGGGGTCGTTTGTGCAAATTCCCGTGTTGGTCGCAGGGATCGGCATCTTCGTGCTGCTCTTCCTCGCCAAGGCCGTCAGTAAGTTCGTCGCGCTCTATCCGCTGACGCTGCGCCTCCAGTACAGATGGGACGAGGCCATGTACACAACGTTGTTGATGTCGACCGGCTTGACGTTCGGGACGATCTCGTCGCTGTATGGGCTATCCCACCGAATCATCTCGCAGAGTCAATACTCCTTTCTGGTCGCAACCGTGATTGCGAGTGCGGTGGTCCCGACTTGGGTGGCGAACCGGTTCTTCCTGCCGCATCACCACCTGCCGCAAGCCATGCTGCCGGAAAACGAAACGGGCGCGGTGCTCGTTCCCGACGGAGATTAG
- a CDS encoding MerR family transcriptional regulator, whose translation MIKIGDFSALCRVSVKTLRHYDELGLLTPARVDPATGYRYYAASQLAVLHRILALKDLGFSLGQVASLLRDGVTAEQLRGMLRLRRAEQETRLSDERSRLTRIDAYLHLIEREGRTMGTEVVLKEVDPQWVASVREVLPAYPDVGRLFPHVFADLGRQADGALAVAIWHDAEHKERDVDAEAAVYLANPASISGRARVYQLPAALMACTVHHGAYNRLNQSYEAILRWIETNGYRVAGPIRELYLHCGQPVRQDDETYVTEIQVPVARA comes from the coding sequence ATGATCAAGATCGGCGACTTCTCGGCGCTGTGCCGCGTCTCGGTGAAGACCCTCCGACACTACGACGAACTCGGCCTGCTGACACCGGCGCGCGTCGACCCGGCAACGGGGTACCGGTACTACGCGGCGTCCCAGCTCGCCGTTCTTCACCGCATTCTCGCGCTCAAGGATCTCGGGTTTTCGCTCGGCCAGGTCGCCTCGCTGCTCCGCGACGGAGTGACGGCCGAACAACTCCGCGGCATGCTGCGATTGCGCCGCGCGGAGCAGGAAACTCGTCTGTCCGACGAACGCTCCCGCCTGACTCGCATCGACGCCTACCTACACCTGATCGAGAGGGAGGGAAGAACGATGGGCACCGAAGTCGTCCTGAAGGAAGTTGATCCGCAATGGGTGGCCTCCGTGCGCGAGGTCCTGCCCGCCTATCCGGACGTCGGCCGCTTGTTCCCGCACGTTTTTGCTGATCTAGGCCGCCAGGCCGACGGGGCCCTAGCGGTCGCGATCTGGCACGATGCTGAGCACAAGGAACGCGATGTGGACGCCGAGGCGGCCGTGTACCTCGCGAATCCCGCGTCGATAAGCGGACGCGCGCGCGTTTATCAACTTCCGGCGGCGCTCATGGCCTGCACGGTGCACCACGGCGCCTACAACCGACTGAACCAGTCGTACGAGGCCATCCTCCGTTGGATCGAAACGAACGGCTATCGTGTCGCGGGGCCGATCCGCGAACTATACCTACACTGCGGGCAACCCGTCCGTCAGGACGACGAAACCTACGTCACCGAGATTCAGGTGCCGGTTGCGCGGGCGTAG
- a CDS encoding SDR family oxidoreductase, which produces MALPDRRAGNLSDQVAIVTGGSQGIGFATVGVLAGRGMHVIAVARDPKRLETALNSLGAELRGRVVGLPADVTREHEVAATVAEVMKRFGRIDVLVNCAGVSMNARRRLVDTTTDEWNRLIDTNLTGTYLMCRSVLPHLEAAGGGYILNVLSTAAFRSTAGVSLYAASKFGARALTEALIEEYRNSGIRITSVSPGPVNTTIWDHKIKPPSQDERALMLHPSDIAEIVAWLLDRPSRLHIPDITVRPWAGTS; this is translated from the coding sequence ATGGCGCTACCGGACAGACGCGCGGGGAACCTGTCGGACCAGGTCGCGATCGTGACCGGTGGGAGCCAGGGGATCGGGTTCGCCACCGTCGGCGTGCTCGCGGGTCGGGGGATGCACGTGATAGCCGTCGCCCGCGACCCGAAGCGCCTCGAGACCGCCCTCAACAGCCTCGGCGCCGAGCTACGCGGCCGGGTCGTGGGCCTCCCGGCAGATGTCACCCGTGAGCACGAGGTCGCGGCCACGGTCGCCGAGGTCATGAAGCGATTCGGCCGCATCGATGTGTTGGTCAACTGCGCCGGTGTGAGCATGAACGCGCGTCGGCGCCTGGTAGACACGACCACCGACGAGTGGAATCGGCTCATCGACACGAACCTGACCGGCACGTATCTAATGTGCCGGTCGGTGTTGCCCCATCTCGAGGCGGCCGGGGGTGGGTACATCCTCAATGTCCTGTCGACCGCCGCATTCAGGAGCACGGCGGGTGTGAGCCTCTATGCAGCGTCCAAGTTTGGGGCCAGAGCGCTGACCGAAGCCCTGATCGAAGAATACCGCAACTCCGGCATTCGTATCACATCGGTCAGCCCCGGCCCGGTCAATACGACCATCTGGGATCATAAGATTAAGCCGCCGTCGCAAGACGAGCGGGCGCTGATGTTGCACCCGTCAGACATCGCAGAAATCGTCGCCTGGCTGTTGGATCGTCCGAGCCGGCTCCACATTCCTGACATCACGGTGAGACCGTGGGCCGGCACCAGTTGA
- a CDS encoding sugar ABC transporter permease, whose amino-acid sequence MIRTPPDGGATDVRPGGAPHALQQRLAASRARRRRVALQKWGPGYVLVLPATVLIAVMMIYPTLQTLRFSISAVRLPTFETTFVGLANFAAVIGDSATGLLLERTIWWVVGTVVLRFVLGFLAALVFNAKVRGTTWMRVLVLLPWTIPAVVAANLWRWILQSDSGILDQSLTAWGLTGWARNWLGNPHTALPAVMIAYSWAGFPFIMLLILAGLRGVPGEQYEAASVDGANWWQLFRFITVPAVKGVLAIALILETVSAVNSFDTLTVMTGGGPANATQTWSLAIYRAGFVDFNLGGASALSVLMFLGALVLLAVYSAANRGGQVKQAWR is encoded by the coding sequence GTGATCCGGACGCCTCCTGACGGTGGGGCCACGGACGTCCGGCCTGGGGGCGCGCCGCACGCCCTCCAGCAGCGGCTCGCGGCGTCCCGTGCGCGTCGGCGCCGCGTCGCGCTCCAGAAATGGGGGCCCGGGTACGTCCTCGTGCTACCCGCCACGGTGCTCATCGCGGTCATGATGATCTATCCGACGCTTCAGACCCTACGCTTCAGCATCTCCGCGGTTCGGTTGCCGACCTTCGAGACGACGTTCGTCGGGCTCGCCAACTTTGCCGCCGTCATCGGTGATTCTGCGACCGGCCTGCTCCTCGAACGCACCATTTGGTGGGTGGTAGGCACGGTCGTCCTCCGTTTCGTCCTCGGGTTTTTGGCCGCCCTCGTGTTCAATGCTAAGGTGCGGGGGACGACCTGGATGCGCGTCTTGGTCCTCCTGCCCTGGACGATTCCGGCGGTCGTTGCCGCCAACCTCTGGCGCTGGATCCTGCAGAGCGACAGCGGGATCCTCGACCAGAGCCTCACGGCGTGGGGCCTAACTGGCTGGGCCCGCAACTGGCTTGGCAATCCCCACACCGCGCTTCCTGCCGTCATGATCGCCTACTCGTGGGCGGGATTCCCCTTCATCATGCTGCTGATCCTCGCCGGGCTGCGCGGCGTGCCCGGGGAGCAATACGAAGCGGCCTCGGTCGATGGTGCCAACTGGTGGCAGCTGTTCCGTTTCATCACGGTGCCCGCGGTGAAGGGTGTACTCGCCATCGCCCTCATCCTGGAAACGGTCAGCGCGGTCAACTCCTTTGACACGCTGACCGTGATGACCGGCGGCGGCCCCGCGAACGCGACACAGACGTGGAGCCTCGCGATCTACAGGGCCGGATTCGTCGACTTCAACCTGGGTGGGGCCTCCGCGCTAAGCGTGCTCATGTTTCTTGGTGCGCTCGTGCTGCTTGCAGTCTACAGCGCCGCCAACCGGGGCGGCCAAGTCAAGCAGGCTTGGCGATGA